A segment of the Sanyastnella coralliicola genome:
TTTGCTCGAAGCAGGATCTTTCCGTGGTTCTTACCGTGGTTCTAAAGTGATCTCTTTCCACCGTTACTACGATAAGTTAGAGATCAAGCACCAGAACACTTCTTACTACTTTGATGAGAACAATGCACTTGCAAAGGCCGCAGAAGCCAACATAAACACACCGATCATTGCTAGTTTGAGCATTGAAGCGATGGATGAAGATTCAGGGGTTTACATTGTCTCTGCAGACAAGATTTTCTTGAGCGAGACATTCCAAATGATCAAGCCTCCAAGCAGTCCGGCGTTCCCAAGCTTCTTGGGCGGATTGAGCAAGGGGAAAACGAAGATTCTTGACATCAATAGCTACCCAGCTAACACTGATATTTCGGTAGAATACGTTTACGACAACCCAGCACCACGTCGTGGTGGAAGCTCTGCAGCAACAGATGTTCGTTACGTTAGCATCCGTTACCAGCACAGCTTGATTGAAATGCCTGATAATGACTACCAACCGCGTCGTGATGATCCACGTATCGGTTATTTCATGACCCAGGTAAACGATATGACCAGCTTTGATGCCACTCCATACCGTGATATGATTCACCGTTGGAATTTGGTAAAGAAAGATCCTAATGCTGCTGTCTCTGATCCAGTAGAGCCGATCACTTGGTGGATTGAGAACACCACTCCAGAAGAGTTCCGTCCGATCATCAAAGAAGGTGTTGAACGATGGAATGTTGCTTTCGAAAAGGCTGGATTCAGTAACGCAGTGGTTGTTAAAGTGCAACCAGATGACGCCGATTGGGATGCTGGAGACATTCGTTACAACGTACTTCGTTGGACTTCTTCTCCTCAACCTCCGTTCGGTGGTTACGGACCAAGCTTTGTGAACCCACGCACAGGGGAAATCCTAGGAGCAGATATCATGCTCGAATTTGCATCCATTCGCGGACGCTTGTTCCGTGAAGAGATTTTCTCGCTTGCTGGAACGCAAATGGCTGAAGAAGAATTAACGAAAGAAGACATCATTGCTGATATGCACCGCTGCGACATGGGTACAGTAATGCACCGTAACATGATGTTCGGACAAGCAGCCATGCGCGCAATGAACATGGGTGACGCCGCCGAGAAAGACTTTGTGAAGCAAACTCTTTACCGCCTGTGTCTACACGAAGTGGGGCACACATTAGGACTTTCGCACAATATGCGCGCTTCTACCCTACTCACACCAAAGCAGATTAAAGACGCAGACGTTGTTGCTGAAATGGGAATGTGTAATTCTGTGATGGAATACCCAGCAATCAACTTTGCTTACGACAAAGAAGACCAAACAGCTTACTACGATGGCAACCCAGGATTCTATGATATGTGGGTTATCGAATATGGATACTCACAAGGGCTGGATGATCCTGAAGCAGAAGAGCGTCGACTAGAAGCCATCCTCTCTCGTTCACACGATCCAAAACTTGCGTTCGGTAACGATGCTGACGATATGCGTTCTCCAGGACGTGGAATCGATCCAGACATCAACATCTACGATTTGAGTAGCGATCCTGTGGCATACGCTGTTGAGCGTTGTGAACTTGTAAAGAAGGTGATGCCAAAAATTAAAGACAAGTACACTGATGCTGGTGACGGTTACCAAGATCTACGCAACGCGTACATGTCGCTGACTGGAGAGTACACAACTCAGCTTGGTGTCATGACGCGTCAGATTGGTGGTGTGCACATCGATCGTGCCATTGCCGGTCAAAATGCGGAGAGTGTTCCATTCACCCCTGTTTCTGAAGCAGATCAGAAGGCAGCGATGAAAGGATTGGCAACTTACGCCTTTGCTCCTGATGCCTTCGAAGCAGATGAAGAGTTGTACCGCTACCTCATGATGCAACGTCGTGGATTCGGTCACTTCGGCAACAATGAAGACCCGCGTATTCACGATCGTATTTTGGCTGCACAGTCATACGCCTTAGCGCACTTGCTTCATCCGAACGTTTTGAAGCGTATTGTAGATAGCCAAGAGTACGGCAACACCTATGAGTTGGATGAGTACATGACAGACCTTACGGATGCGATCTTCAAGGCCGATCTACGTACAAAGGTGAACACTCGTCGTCAGAACCTACAGATCTTGTATGTGAAGAGACTGATCTCAACGATCGGAGAAAAGAGCCGTTACAGCTTCCATGCACGCAGTATGGCGTTGTATGAGTTGAACCGCATTAACCGCTCTATGCGAAATGCATCTTCTCCAGATACAATGACAAAAGCTCACCGCCAGCACATTTCGAAGCTGATCGATGATGCTCTAGAAGGAAAATAATATTCCACTAGTTGGAAAAAGAAAAGGCGCTCGAATCATCGGGCGCCTTTTTAATTGAGCCTAACCAAAGCTCTTCATACTAGCGACGGAGTCTGAATTTTCTGCAGTGCCTTCTGAACATCTGCATCTGACAGCTCGTGCTTAACCAAAGATCCTTTGAGGTAATCATCGTATGCTTTGAGATCGAAGTATCCGTGACCGCATAAGTGGATGAGAATGACTTTACTTTCTCCTGATTCCTTGCACTTCTTTGCTTCGCGAATAGCAGATGCAATCGCGTGGCATGTTTCTGGTGCCGGTAGAATCCCTTCCTTTTGAGTAAAGAGCACTCCTGCTTCAAAACACTCCAGCTGATCAATCGCTTCAGCCTCAATCAACTTGTCTTTTAGCAACTGACTCACCACAACTCCTGCTCCGTGGTAACGCAGACCGCCGGCATGGATAGGTGCTGGAACGAATTGGTGCCCTAGTGTATACATTGGCATCAACGGGGTCATTCCCACCGTATCACCGAAGTCATAACGGAACTCTCCTTTGGTCAACTTCGGACATGAAGACGGTTCACTCGCAATGCATCGAATCTTGCGTCCTTGTGTGAAATTCATGCGAAGGAACGGAAAGCTGATACCGGCGAAGTTTGATCCGCCACCGAAGGGAGCACAGATAATATCTGGCATCTCTCCTGCCTTCTCCATTTGCTTGATAGCTTCTTGTCCGATAACCGTTTGGTGAAGCAATACGTGATTCAACACACTTCCCAAAGCGTACTTCGTATCTGGGTCGTTCGCTGCCTTTTCAACCGCCTCTGAAATGGCGATCCCTAAGCTACCAGGTGAGTCTGGATCTTCAGCGAGGATCTTTCTTCCAGCCTCTGTTGTGTTTGTTGGTGATGCGTGTACATCTGCTCCATAAGTCTGCATCAACATTTTGCGATAAGGCTTCTGATCATGGCTAATCCTCACCATGAATACCTCACAGTCAATATTGAACTGGGCGCAAGCGAAGCTCAAAGCCGAACCCCATTGACCAGCACCTGTTTCAGTGGTAATCTTCTTTACACCCTCCATTTTATTGTAATAGGCTTGCGCAATAGCAGTGTTGGGTTTGTGGGATCCACTTGGAGATACTCCCTCATACTTGTAGTAGATCTTCGCCGGAGTATCGAGTGCCTTTTCTAACTCGAATGCTCTGAATAGCGGTGTTGGACGATACTTCAAATAGGTATCTCTCACCTCATCAGGGATTTCGATCATCTGTTCGGCACTGACCTCCTGTTTGATCAGTTCTTCGGGGAACAATGGAGCTAAGGCCTCAGGACCGATGGGCTCCATAGTACCCGGATTTAGTGGGGGCAGCGGCTTGTTCGGCATGTCTGCCACGATGTTGTAAAAGTGCGTAGGCACCTCCTGCGGAAGCAGGTCAAAACGTCTGTTTTTCATCATGTATTGGTTTGAAATAATTGGAATTCGGAAAAAATGGGCAACAAAAAAGCCCCGCTCGTGCGGGGCTCATTAATATCTATTCAACATATAGGTATTACCACCAGCACGACTGACGCCATGAGGTGCACCACCAAGAAAGATTTGTATATGTTGTGTTGTTGCGCATTGCTATGACAAAGATACAGCTTGGTTTTAGAATTCCCTACTTCATCTCACTTTAGGGTACAACCTGCTCATATTTCAGGTATCGAAAGTCGTTGAAGAGTATAGATTCATCCGTCATCTTCTCCAAAGGCATGTCTAATGAATCAGTCACTGCTGCCACGAGTTGTGCGTTCGCACAGTTACATTTGTAAACGTTTCCGAAGTAGGAGAACCAATAACTTCCCTGTTGCCAAAGCACTTCACACTCGTTTCCACGATCACAAACATAGCTACCTACGTAATCAGCGCAACGGGCACCTT
Coding sequences within it:
- a CDS encoding zinc-dependent metalloprotease, whose product is MKPIVRLMSLFMLIGLVAVALPADAQKKKKKKKGKADTEEPAKPKKDGKMPSEITKSCAAYEGLFTVYQDTVTGKSYMQVKADQLDKEYIYFSFVEDGLLEAGSFRGSYRGSKVISFHRYYDKLEIKHQNTSYYFDENNALAKAAEANINTPIIASLSIEAMDEDSGVYIVSADKIFLSETFQMIKPPSSPAFPSFLGGLSKGKTKILDINSYPANTDISVEYVYDNPAPRRGGSSAATDVRYVSIRYQHSLIEMPDNDYQPRRDDPRIGYFMTQVNDMTSFDATPYRDMIHRWNLVKKDPNAAVSDPVEPITWWIENTTPEEFRPIIKEGVERWNVAFEKAGFSNAVVVKVQPDDADWDAGDIRYNVLRWTSSPQPPFGGYGPSFVNPRTGEILGADIMLEFASIRGRLFREEIFSLAGTQMAEEELTKEDIIADMHRCDMGTVMHRNMMFGQAAMRAMNMGDAAEKDFVKQTLYRLCLHEVGHTLGLSHNMRASTLLTPKQIKDADVVAEMGMCNSVMEYPAINFAYDKEDQTAYYDGNPGFYDMWVIEYGYSQGLDDPEAEERRLEAILSRSHDPKLAFGNDADDMRSPGRGIDPDINIYDLSSDPVAYAVERCELVKKVMPKIKDKYTDAGDGYQDLRNAYMSLTGEYTTQLGVMTRQIGGVHIDRAIAGQNAESVPFTPVSEADQKAAMKGLATYAFAPDAFEADEELYRYLMMQRRGFGHFGNNEDPRIHDRILAAQSYALAHLLHPNVLKRIVDSQEYGNTYELDEYMTDLTDAIFKADLRTKVNTRRQNLQILYVKRLISTIGEKSRYSFHARSMALYELNRINRSMRNASSPDTMTKAHRQHISKLIDDALEGK
- a CDS encoding TrpB-like pyridoxal phosphate-dependent enzyme, encoding MMKNRRFDLLPQEVPTHFYNIVADMPNKPLPPLNPGTMEPIGPEALAPLFPEELIKQEVSAEQMIEIPDEVRDTYLKYRPTPLFRAFELEKALDTPAKIYYKYEGVSPSGSHKPNTAIAQAYYNKMEGVKKITTETGAGQWGSALSFACAQFNIDCEVFMVRISHDQKPYRKMLMQTYGADVHASPTNTTEAGRKILAEDPDSPGSLGIAISEAVEKAANDPDTKYALGSVLNHVLLHQTVIGQEAIKQMEKAGEMPDIICAPFGGGSNFAGISFPFLRMNFTQGRKIRCIASEPSSCPKLTKGEFRYDFGDTVGMTPLMPMYTLGHQFVPAPIHAGGLRYHGAGVVVSQLLKDKLIEAEAIDQLECFEAGVLFTQKEGILPAPETCHAIASAIREAKKCKESGESKVILIHLCGHGYFDLKAYDDYLKGSLVKHELSDADVQKALQKIQTPSLV